From the Jilunia laotingensis genome, the window TGGTTGTTTCAGCGCGCAGTATGTTCCACATCTTTTCATTGAAATTAGATGCTTCATGCTTTACATCACCATTAATATAAGGTACGAGTGAGATTTTTCCTTCATAGTTGACGGATGTGACGCTGTATTTTATGAGACAGAGATTCTGATGAGCCATGCTATTGATGTGTTCCACATGGATTTTCAGGGTATTTCCTTTAGGAGAGGTGACTTCAAAATCACGATAGGCGACGCCTTCTTTCATATCCAGCCGCCGGCTGAAATCTTCTACGTCCCATTGAGCGAGATTCAACTCTTCATCAATGAGACGCAGGTAGATGCTGCTCCAATCAGGAGCATTCGGAATACGAGAGAAAAAGTGCGGATAACCGTTTTTCCACCAACCTACCCGTGTACGATCGAGAAAGCTGATGCCGGCTATGTAAGAACCTTGCATACTATCGCTTGTATAGGTCTCTTCAAAATTGCCTCGCTGGCCAAAGCGTCCGTTTCCTAAACTAAATATACTTTCGGAAGCTCGTAGGTTGTCTGCATGGAAACCTTCTTCAATAATATTCCATTCGTCTGTTTTGAGAAATTTTTTCATGTCGTACTGCTTTCTTGTATTAGTGCGGGAAAGGTACGGAAAATAATTCTCTTAACTCTTATGTGCGAGGGTTTCTTTTATGAAATGTACGCAAATTGCACCGATAATCAACAGAACTCCTGCCAATACGAGCATATTTACCTGTCTTCCTCCTACTAGGTGGAGTAATCCTCCTCCGACAATCGCAGCCACTATTTGGGGAACACAAATCGTCCCGTTGAACAGACCGAGATAAGCACCCATGTTTTTGCCTGAGATGGAATTTGTCAGGATAGTGAAAGGCATTGCCAGCATTGCTGCCCATGCGCATCCAATGAGGAGATAGGAGATAAACAATAAATAGGCATCTTTGAAAAACAGAGTGGATATGAAGCCTATGCCACCCAAGATGAGGCTACATGAATAGGCCATCTTGCGTGCTTTGAACAGGGGCAAGACGACCGCCCAGATCACTGATCCGATGGCTTGTACGGCGAACAACACACCGACCCAGTTGCCTGCTTCCTGGTATCCTGCTGCTTGCACGTCTGTCGTGTTCCATACCGTATCAGCGATAGCACCGTTTGTGTATGTCCACATGTACATAAATGCAGCCCAGCAAAAGAACTGTACCAAACCTACCGTCCAAAACACTTTTGGTGCATGTTTCAACAGATAGAAGAAATTGGTTTTTTCTTTCTTTTCATCGGCTGTGATGCCATGAAATTCTTCGAATTGTTTTGGGGGCATTTCCTTCACTTTCACCGTTGTGTATATGACACAAAGAATCAGGATGGCTGCTCCGATGTAAAAAGAGTAGATTACCGAATCTGGAACAGTTCCTTTGTCTGCAATGTTACTGATACCGATCCATGTGAAGATGAACGGGAATAAATAACCTACCAGGCTTCCCGCATTACAGAGAAAACTTTGGATGGAGTATGCGAGTCCTTTTTGCTTTTCGTTCACCATATCTCCTACCAGCATTTTGAAAGGTTGCATGGCCATATTGATGGAAGTGTCCAGAAACATTAACGAGACAAGTCCGAATATCATAGCCGTACTTACCGCCATACCGAAACTTCCGGCATTGGGGAGCAGGCACATCACGATGACGGCAATTAGTGAACCGACAAAAAGATAAGGAATTCTTCGTCCGAAGCGGTTCCAGGTTTTGTCACTAGCCGAGCCGATAATCGGTTGTACGATGATTCCGGCCAGCGGTGGCAGTATCCAGAAATAGCTAAGGCTATGAGGATCGGCTCCTAAAGTGGCAAAGATGCGGCTGATGTTGGCACTTTGCAATGCGTAGGCAATTTGTACTCCGAAAAAACCGAAGCTGATGTTCCACAGCTTCCAGAAGCTTAAATCAGGTTTTACTTTCATGGTATTTTTGTAGTTATGATTATTTAGTTGTTTCTC encodes:
- a CDS encoding MFS transporter, translating into MKVKPDLSFWKLWNISFGFFGVQIAYALQSANISRIFATLGADPHSLSYFWILPPLAGIIVQPIIGSASDKTWNRFGRRIPYLFVGSLIAVIVMCLLPNAGSFGMAVSTAMIFGLVSLMFLDTSINMAMQPFKMLVGDMVNEKQKGLAYSIQSFLCNAGSLVGYLFPFIFTWIGISNIADKGTVPDSVIYSFYIGAAILILCVIYTTVKVKEMPPKQFEEFHGITADEKKEKTNFFYLLKHAPKVFWTVGLVQFFCWAAFMYMWTYTNGAIADTVWNTTDVQAAGYQEAGNWVGVLFAVQAIGSVIWAVVLPLFKARKMAYSCSLILGGIGFISTLFFKDAYLLFISYLLIGCAWAAMLAMPFTILTNSISGKNMGAYLGLFNGTICVPQIVAAIVGGGLLHLVGGRQVNMLVLAGVLLIIGAICVHFIKETLAHKS